In a genomic window of Platichthys flesus chromosome 24, fPlaFle2.1, whole genome shotgun sequence:
- the LOC133950163 gene encoding leucine rich adaptor protein 1-like has translation MDGDSSALPDLKDIETKLGRKVPDSLIRSLVGGKHHEKTASPHLANYSKCCANSGDLKRLESKMQFLKQEMAHLRAIDVKLMQQLLSINEGIESLRWIIEDKGGAASQDGSLTGSLYSLSDSQDGTSLRGSFNSLNDGNSDDLDGLSVGSYLDTLAEDLPEDPSPSDLDCFVEKTVIDGDAFSKSPLKLRVESDEYYCFG, from the exons ATGGACGGGGATAGCAGCGCGTTGCCCGACTTGAAGGATATAGAGACCAAGCTGGGTCGCAAAGTGCCGGACAGTCTCATTCGCTCTCTCGTCGGAGGAAAACATCACGAGAAGACCGCGTCGCCGCATCTAGCCAACTACAGCAAGTGCTGTGCCAACTCTGGAGACTTGAAGCGCCTGGAGAGCAAAATGCAATTCCTCAAACAAGAAATG GCCCACCTACGAGCCATCGACGTGAAGCTGATGCAGCAGCTCCTGTCCATCAACGAGGGCATCGAGTCCCTCCGCTGGATCATCGAGGACAAGGGGGGCGCCGCCAGCCAGGACGGCAGCCTGACGGGCAGCTTGTACAGCCTGTCGGACAGCCAGGACGGCACGTCGCTGCGCGGCAGCTTCAACAGCCTGAACGACGGCAACAGCGACGACCTGGACGGCCTGTCGGTCGGCAGCTACCTGGACACGCTAGCGGAGGATCTCCCCGAGGACCCGTCGCCCTCGGACCTCGACTGCTTCGTGGAGAAAACTGTAATCGACGGCGACGCCTTCAGCAAGTCGCCGCTGAAACTCCGGGTGGAGTCGGACGAATACTACTGCTTTGGATAA